A single Augochlora pura isolate Apur16 chromosome 2, APUR_v2.2.1, whole genome shotgun sequence DNA region contains:
- the LOC144474324 gene encoding protein Abitram: MSINLNSELLPKETELLDEINMKTEVKSECEENVKLTDDEDGKENSLLENDEDDNFSFPPDNDVAEMIDNVHYNGLFPTVTDRYFTAYYKLNVQSPADDICILLHSNRICMLTLAPSHTVLQSNKEITNINFKVSQKLDRVMNKVTGKGKHGAQPLQANSNICIISSSSGETYTIKCCIIGKLVEVNEALLDNPKLLLEPPHKGGYLAIVLPNINQLDQMKLSLLTQKQYDLKILERQNSINHVEISMKNDSIMTDKSPLLNPAEDQSMLPKRMKFSVNTDMKTASKV; the protein is encoded by the coding sequence ATGAGTATAAATTTAAACAGCGAACTATTACCAAAAGAAACAGAACTACTTGATGAGATTAATATGAAAACAGAAGTAAAGTCTGAAtgtgaagaaaatgtaaaattaactGATGATGAagatggaaaagaaaattcactATTGGAGAATGATGAAGATGATAACTTTTCATTTCCTCCAGACAACGATGTTGCAGAAATGATAGACAATGTACATTACAATGGGTTGTTTCCAACAGTTACAGATAGATATTTTACTgcttattataaattaaatgtacagAGCCCTGCTGatgatatttgtattttactgCACAGTAATCGCATTTGCATGCTGACTCTAGCTCCAAGTCACACTGTTTTGCAAAGTAACAAAGagataacaaatattaacttcAAAGTTAGTCAAAAGCTGGATAGGGTCATGAACAAAGTTACAGGGAAAGGCAAACATGGAGCCCAACCTCTGCAAGCTAATTCTaacatttgtattatttcttcttcaagTGGGGAAACTTATACCATAAAGTGTTgtataattggaaaattggtAGAAGTGAATGAAGCATTACTAGATAATCCAAAACTGTTATTAGAGCCGCCACACAAGGGAGGCTACTTGGCTATAGTGTTACCAAATATAAATCAACTGgatcaaatgaaattatctTTGCTAACTCAAAAACAATACGACTTGAAAATACTAGAACGTCAGAATTCGATCAATCATGTcgaaatttcgatgaaaaatgattcaatAATGACTGATAAGAGCCCACTATTAAATCCTGCTGAAGATCAAAGCATGTTGccaaaaagaatgaaattctCTGTTAACACGGATATGAAAACAGCAAGTAAAGtatga
- the Coq2 gene encoding ubiquinone biosynthesis protein COQ2, mitochondrial, with translation MIVMRRCQLFISSRKLLASYPQSSQRLYVVNQLHPCNTVHTSLFNYDDHKRNYASTENLLKSVEVSLKPNNETMHPLPSNTSLKQNITFATKLVNNSSPKIRPYLKLLRMDKPIGSWLLFWPCSWSIALAAPPGGLPDLQLLTLFGIGAFIMRGAGCIINDMWDQDIDGMVARTKDRPLVTGEISPLQSLVFLGSQLSLGLLVLLHLNLYSIILGASSIVLVILYPVMKRVTFWPQLMLGMTFNWGALLGWSAVQGSCNWSVCLPLYTAGICWTLLYDTIYAHQDKVDDVIVGIKSTALKFGDKTKVYLSGFSTTMITSLITSGIIVSQTWPYYTAVGLVGVHLANQIYSLNINNPTDCAKKFISNHRVGMILFTGIVLGNLIKTSTKKADDNVEQEQENEQMRSR, from the exons ATGATAGTCATGCGAAGatgtcaattatttatttcatccagAAAACTGCTAGCCTCATATCCACAATCTAGTCAAAGATTATATGTTGTCAATCAATTGCATCCATGCAATACAGTTCATACTTCGTTGTTTAATTATGACGATCATAAAAGAAACTATGCGTCGACggaaaatctattaaaatccGTTGAGGTTTCGTTAAAGCCAAACAATGAAACGATGCATCCTTTACCATCAAATACAtcattgaaacaaaatataacatttgccaCAAAATTAGTTAACAACAGTTCACCTAAGATTCGACCGTACTTGAAATTGTTAAGGATGGACAAACCAATAG GTTCTTGGTTATTATTTTGGCCATGCAGTTGGAGCATAGCATTAGCTGCACCACCAGGAGGTTTGCCAGATTTGCAACTCTTAACACTCTTTGGAATTGGTGCATTCATCATGCGTGGAGCCGgatgtataataaatgatatgtGGGATCAAGATATCGATGGAATG GTAGCCAGAACAAAAGATAGACCATTGGTTACTGGAGAAATTTCACCTCTTCAATCGCTTGTTTTCCTTGGAAGCCAGTTAAGTTTAGGATTGCTAGTGTTATTACACTTAAAtctttatagtataatattggGTGCAAGTTCAATAG ttttaGTAATACTCTACCCTGTTATGAAAAGGGTAACATTTTGGCCACAATTGATGCTAGGAATGACTTTCAATTGGGGTGCTCTTTTGGGCTGGTCTGCTGTACAAGGATCATGCAATTGGTCCGTGTGCCTGCCCCTTTACACTGCTGGAATTTGTTGGACACTTTTATATGACACTATATATGCACATCAG GACAAAGTAGACGACGTTATAGTAGGTATCAAATCGACAGCTTTAAAATTTGGAGATAAAACTAAAGTGTACTTGTCTGGATTCAGTACGACCATGATAACTAGCTTAATTACATCGGGTATTATAGTCTCACAAACTTGGCCATATTACACTGCAGTGGGATTAGTTGGTGTCCATCTTGCTAATCAG atatacagtttaaacattaataatccAACGGACTGcgctaaaaaattcatttcgaatcACAGGGTAGGAATGATCTTATTTACTGGAATTGTGTTAGgaaatctaataaaaactTCAACGAAGAAAGCAGACGATAACGTTGAACAAGAACAGGAAAATGAACAAATGAGGagtagataa
- the Dak1 gene encoding cytidine/uridine monophosphate kinase Dak1 isoform X1 encodes MLNVFTAGLRLFTMSTVPKNEVLFILGGPGSGKGTLGQCIMKEFGYVHLSAGDLLREERQNTNSMYGELIENFIRDGKIVPVAITCSLLEQAMQKHDSPHKRYLIDGFPRNQDNVNGWNETMFDKCTVKGVLFCECSEEVCTQRCLKRGAGGSGRTDDNKEVLIKRHETYIMDTLPIIEYYKKQNLVFKINSMQEKDTVFADAKKILEKIGWASNE; translated from the exons atgttaaacgTATTTACAGCTGGACTGCGATTATTCACGATGTCCACAGTCCCAAAAAACgaggttttatttatactggGAGGCCCTGGCTCTGGAAAAGGTACTTTGGGTCAATGCATTATGAAAGAATTTGGTTATGTGCATTTATCTGCTGGTGACCTGCTGAGAGAAGAACGTCAGAACACGAATTCGATGTACGGGGaattgatagaaaattttattcgtgatGGAAAGATTGTGCCTGTCGCAATCACTTGCAGCCTTCTGGAGCAAGCCATGCAAAAGCATGATAGTCCTCACAAAAGATACTTAATCGATGGTTTCCCTCGAAATCAGGATAACGTGAATGGATGGAATGAG ACAATGTTTGATAAATGTACAGTAAAAGGAGTATTGTTCTGCGAATGCAGTGAAGAAGTATGCACACAACGCTGCCTGAAACGTGGTGCTGGAGGAAGTGGTAGAACTGATGATAACaaagaagtattaataaaGAGGCATGAAACATACATTATGGACACTTTGCCCATAATTGAATACTACAAAAAGCAGAACTTagtgtttaaaataaatagtatgcAGGAAAAAGATACAGTATTTGCAgatgcaaagaaaattttagaaaaaataggTTGGGCATccaatgaataa
- the Dak1 gene encoding cytidine/uridine monophosphate kinase Dak1 isoform X2 yields MSTVPKNEVLFILGGPGSGKGTLGQCIMKEFGYVHLSAGDLLREERQNTNSMYGELIENFIRDGKIVPVAITCSLLEQAMQKHDSPHKRYLIDGFPRNQDNVNGWNETMFDKCTVKGVLFCECSEEVCTQRCLKRGAGGSGRTDDNKEVLIKRHETYIMDTLPIIEYYKKQNLVFKINSMQEKDTVFADAKKILEKIGWASNE; encoded by the exons ATGTCCACAGTCCCAAAAAACgaggttttatttatactggGAGGCCCTGGCTCTGGAAAAGGTACTTTGGGTCAATGCATTATGAAAGAATTTGGTTATGTGCATTTATCTGCTGGTGACCTGCTGAGAGAAGAACGTCAGAACACGAATTCGATGTACGGGGaattgatagaaaattttattcgtgatGGAAAGATTGTGCCTGTCGCAATCACTTGCAGCCTTCTGGAGCAAGCCATGCAAAAGCATGATAGTCCTCACAAAAGATACTTAATCGATGGTTTCCCTCGAAATCAGGATAACGTGAATGGATGGAATGAG ACAATGTTTGATAAATGTACAGTAAAAGGAGTATTGTTCTGCGAATGCAGTGAAGAAGTATGCACACAACGCTGCCTGAAACGTGGTGCTGGAGGAAGTGGTAGAACTGATGATAACaaagaagtattaataaaGAGGCATGAAACATACATTATGGACACTTTGCCCATAATTGAATACTACAAAAAGCAGAACTTagtgtttaaaataaatagtatgcAGGAAAAAGATACAGTATTTGCAgatgcaaagaaaattttagaaaaaataggTTGGGCATccaatgaataa